A genomic region of Eucalyptus grandis isolate ANBG69807.140 chromosome 5, ASM1654582v1, whole genome shotgun sequence contains the following coding sequences:
- the LOC104443633 gene encoding vesicle-associated protein 2-1 translates to MAGAGRPLISVHPDELKFTFELEKHSHCDLEVVNNTEGHVAFKVKTTSPKKYFVRPNSCTIPPQGSCQVRVTLQAQQEYPPDMQCKDKFLLQSTILPSNTDGKELPPDTFSKGGGRLVEECRLGVVYIFPSSPQEKSGEEAFRSSIQSSDDDTSLALQRMKDERDAAVRRAQLFQKDIDMMKTQIQRRSGRGFSFMWALAVAFVGVMIGFMLAFLYPSPSAE, encoded by the exons TTGAGCTGGAAAAGCATAGTCATTGCGATCTCGAAGTTGTGAACAACACAGAAGGCCATGTCGCATTTAAG GTTAAAACAACTTCACCTAAAAAGTACTTTGTACGACCAAACTCTTGTACGATACCACCTCAAGGTTCCTGTCAAGTAAGAG TTACTCTCCAAGCCCAACAAGAATACCCGCCTGATATGCAATGCAAGGacaaatttcttcttcaaagcaCCATTTTGCCCTCTAATACTGATGGCAAAGAACTTCCGCCTGATACT TTCAGTAAGGGTGGTGGAAGATTAGTAGAGGAATGCAGACTTGGAGTTGTCTATATTTTTCCCAGCTCACCTCAAGAAAAGTCCGGAGAGGAAGCCTTTAGGAGCTCGATACAAAGTTCTGATGATGATACA AGTCTGGCTTTGCAGCGGATGAAGGATGAGCGAGACGCAGCTGTTCGGCGAGCACAGTTGTTTCAGAAAGATATT GacatgatgaaaacacaaatacaACGGAGAAGCGGCCGAGGGTTCTCCTTCATGTGGGCACTCGCCGTGGCTTTCGTTGGTGTAATGATCGGATTCATGTTAGCCTTCTTGTACCCGTCCCCATCTGCAGAATGA